In the Desulfuromonadaceae bacterium genome, CTTCGAGCTTTTGCTCTTTATCGAGCGCCAGCTTCATCGCTTTTCGTTCCGTGAAGTTACTGTCAATGTTTTCCAGCAGCTCACTCATCCAGCTGGAATCAGTCAACGCTGGCTGTTTGATAAAATCATCGAACGATGGCAGGTCAGTTCCCTCATAGATTGAAAAAAACTGTTCAGCGTGCTCGCGCTCTTCACGCGCCAGCAGTTCGAACAACTTTTTGGCGTCGGCGTTCGTCATATGACTGGCGGCCAGCTGGTAAAAGTTCATCGCGTTTTTTTCGGTTTGGATCGAACGCTTGATGGCGTCCTGAATGTCGGTTGCTTGCATGGAAGTCTCCTTGGGGGATTGTGAAGGACATAAATGCTCACTATAGCGGAATTTTCTGATTTCACAAGCAGAATGCGCTCAGATGGAGGCGGACTGATGGCGCCGCAGAATGCCCCAGCCGAGAAAAAACGCTCCACCGGCAATTGCAAATAAAATATTGAGTCCAACAAATTCGCCAATGTAGCCAAGCAGCAATGAACCGGCAAAGATGCCTCCATCAATCCCGCCGGTGAAGATAGCGGTTGCCTTGCCGCGCATATTATACGGCTGATCACGTACCGCCATGGCGTTCAGGGTCGGAAAGAGGAGCCCATGCCCGAGCCCGGCAATCAGTCCGGCTCCGATGAGCATGCCCGTGCTATGTACTGCGATCATCGACAACAGACCCGTGCCAAAAACCAGCAAGGCCCAGGGCAGAATTTGCTTTTCGCCCAGGCGGTCGGCCCAGCTCCCTGCCACAATGCGCACCAAAATTGCCGCACACGAGTAGGCGATAAAGAAGAGTGAAACCAAGGCAAGGTTGCGCTCCAGCGCCAGGGGCGCGACAAAATTGCCCGATGCCGCAAGGCCGAACCCGAAAAGG is a window encoding:
- a CDS encoding ferritin family protein, which gives rise to MQATDIQDAIKRSIQTEKNAMNFYQLAASHMTNADAKKLFELLAREEREHAEQFFSIYEGTDLPSFDDFIKQPALTDSSWMSELLENIDSNFTERKAMKLALDKEQKLEASLKEMAAKITDEAVRCIYEKNIKSTHNHYVLIESEYARLMGMVHETDIDTFVRE